A genome region from Ralstonia solanacearum K60 includes the following:
- a CDS encoding TetR/AcrR family transcriptional regulator, with amino-acid sequence MNATRKPSTRGPGRQRGPAREDLRDRLLDIAVRRFAHDGIAATTLAAIAREAGVTAPMVHYHFATRDQLLDAVVDMRLKPLIDQVMDPALTAIPDDGHASDLARIVAGAAQRMVAVASATPWFPTLWIREIAAEGGQLRERVFARIALERATLLVERIARAQAAGAVNAALQPPLVMVSVIGLAMLPLATRTLWGRLPHAETVDAEAIGRHVAALLLHGVGPAPASKDNVAANARRKARQ; translated from the coding sequence ATGAATGCGACCAGAAAACCTTCCACGCGCGGCCCGGGCCGACAGCGCGGTCCGGCGCGCGAGGATCTGCGCGACCGCCTGCTCGACATCGCCGTGCGGCGGTTCGCGCACGACGGTATCGCGGCGACCACGCTGGCCGCCATCGCCCGCGAGGCGGGGGTGACGGCGCCGATGGTGCACTACCACTTCGCCACGCGCGACCAGTTGCTGGATGCCGTGGTGGACATGCGCCTGAAGCCGCTGATCGACCAGGTCATGGATCCGGCGTTGACGGCGATTCCCGACGATGGCCACGCATCCGATCTGGCGCGTATCGTGGCCGGGGCGGCGCAGCGCATGGTGGCGGTGGCCTCGGCCACGCCGTGGTTTCCGACGCTGTGGATCCGCGAGATCGCCGCCGAGGGCGGGCAACTGCGTGAACGCGTATTCGCGCGCATCGCACTGGAGCGGGCGACGCTGCTGGTCGAGCGCATCGCCCGCGCGCAGGCGGCCGGTGCGGTCAATGCGGCACTGCAGCCGCCGCTGGTGATGGTCTCGGTGATCGGGCTGGCGATGCTGCCGCTGGCGACGCGCACGCTGTGGGGCCGCCTGCCCCATGCGGAAACGGTCGATGCGGAGGCCATCGGCCGGCACGTGGCCGCGCTGCTGCTGCATGGCGTGGGGCCCGCCCCGGCGAGCAAAGACAACGTAGCGGCGAACGCACGGCGCAAGGCGCGCCAATAG
- a CDS encoding HlyD family secretion protein: MRPAKGIGKAGWMAAMAAAVLAGPGCGNQGTSTYQGYVEGEFVYVASPVGGRLERLGVQRGQTVSAGAPLFVLESTDETAARQQAAAQQQAAEAQLADLNLGRRAPEVDAVRAQLAQAVAADKLSATQRVRDEAQFRAGGIPQAQLDASRSTAQTNAQRVRELTNQLRIAQLPARTDQIHAQAAQVEAARAAVAQAQWRLDQKAQKATQGGLVFDTLYREGEWVGAGSPVVRMLPPANVKVRFFVPEGVVGRLKPGQAVRIHCDGCAAEVNATVSYVASEAEYTPPVIYSNTRRDKLVFLVEARPAAEDGTRLRPGQPVEVALP, from the coding sequence ATGCGTCCAGCGAAGGGGATCGGCAAGGCGGGGTGGATGGCGGCGATGGCGGCGGCGGTGCTGGCCGGGCCCGGCTGCGGCAACCAGGGCACCTCGACCTACCAGGGCTATGTGGAAGGCGAGTTCGTCTATGTCGCCTCGCCGGTGGGCGGGCGGCTGGAGCGCCTGGGCGTGCAGCGCGGCCAGACGGTGAGCGCCGGCGCGCCGCTGTTCGTGCTGGAATCCACCGACGAAACGGCCGCCCGCCAGCAGGCTGCCGCGCAGCAGCAGGCCGCCGAGGCGCAACTGGCCGACCTGAACCTGGGCCGCCGCGCGCCCGAGGTCGATGCGGTGCGCGCGCAACTGGCGCAGGCGGTGGCAGCCGACAAGCTCTCGGCCACGCAACGGGTGCGCGACGAGGCGCAGTTCCGCGCGGGCGGCATCCCGCAGGCGCAGCTCGACGCCAGCCGCTCGACCGCGCAGACCAATGCACAGCGCGTGCGCGAGCTGACCAACCAGCTGCGCATCGCCCAACTGCCGGCGCGCACCGACCAGATCCACGCCCAGGCGGCGCAGGTCGAGGCGGCGCGCGCGGCCGTGGCGCAGGCCCAGTGGCGGCTCGACCAGAAGGCGCAGAAGGCCACGCAGGGCGGCCTGGTGTTCGACACGCTGTATCGCGAAGGCGAATGGGTCGGGGCCGGCAGCCCCGTGGTGCGCATGCTGCCGCCGGCCAACGTGAAGGTGCGCTTTTTCGTGCCCGAGGGCGTGGTGGGGCGGCTCAAGCCGGGCCAGGCCGTGCGCATCCATTGCGATGGCTGCGCCGCCGAGGTGAACGCCACCGTCAGCTACGTCGCCAGCGAGGCCGAGTACACCCCGCCGGTGATCTACAGCAACACCCGGCGCGACAAGCTCGTCTTCCTGGTCGAGGCGCGGCCGGCGGCCGAGGATGGCACCAGGCTGCGCCCCGGCCAGCCCGTCGAGGTCGCACTGCCATGA
- a CDS encoding ABC transporter ATP-binding protein: MSAPAVRPAGIDGDYAIDVHGLNKHFGDKHVVRDLTMRVARGEIFGFLGPNGSGKTTSIRMMCGLLTPDSGSGTCLGYDILRQSDQIKRRAGYMTQRFSYWDDLSIRENLDFVARLYEMPNRREAVDRALDSLGLASRARQLAGALSGGWKQRLALAACMLHQPDLLLLDEPTAGVDPKARRDFWEELHRLAAQGISVLVSTHYMDEAERCHKLAYIAYGELLAQGTAADVIASQRLSTWAVTGGNLVELGRRLEGRPGVDQTVAFGAVLHVTGADAQALEATLRELARQAGLRAEPIETGLEDVFIHMMRGSSDNYGAQS, translated from the coding sequence ATGAGCGCGCCGGCCGTCCGCCCCGCCGGCATCGATGGCGACTACGCCATCGATGTGCACGGCCTGAACAAGCACTTCGGCGACAAGCATGTCGTGCGCGATCTCACCATGCGGGTCGCGCGCGGTGAGATCTTCGGCTTTCTCGGCCCCAACGGCAGCGGCAAGACCACCTCGATCCGCATGATGTGCGGGCTGCTCACGCCCGACAGCGGCAGCGGCACCTGCCTCGGCTACGACATCCTGCGCCAGTCGGACCAGATCAAGCGCCGCGCCGGCTACATGACGCAGCGCTTCTCCTACTGGGACGATTTGTCCATCCGCGAGAACCTCGACTTCGTCGCGCGCCTGTACGAGATGCCGAACCGGCGCGAGGCGGTGGACCGGGCGTTGGACAGCCTCGGGCTGGCCTCGCGCGCCAGGCAGTTGGCGGGCGCGCTGTCGGGCGGCTGGAAGCAGCGGCTGGCGCTGGCCGCCTGCATGCTGCACCAGCCCGACCTGCTGCTGCTCGACGAGCCGACCGCCGGCGTGGACCCGAAGGCCCGCCGCGATTTCTGGGAAGAGCTGCACCGGCTGGCCGCGCAGGGCATCTCGGTGCTGGTGTCCACGCACTACATGGACGAAGCCGAGCGCTGCCACAAGCTCGCCTACATCGCCTATGGCGAACTGCTCGCGCAGGGCACCGCCGCCGACGTCATCGCCAGCCAGAGGCTGTCGACCTGGGCGGTGACCGGCGGCAACCTGGTCGAGCTCGGCCGCAGGCTGGAGGGCCGGCCCGGCGTCGACCAGACCGTCGCGTTCGGCGCCGTGCTGCACGTGACGGGCGCCGATGCCCAGGCGCTGGAGGCGACCCTGCGCGAACTCGCCCGGCAGGCGGGCCTGCGCGCCGAGCCCATCGAGACCGGCCTGGAAGATGTCTTCATCCACATGATGCGGGGCTCGTCCGACAACTACGGAGCGCAGTCATGA